Proteins co-encoded in one Streptomyces sp. NBC_01283 genomic window:
- a CDS encoding LysR family transcriptional regulator translates to MEDRNSDGSAGIGAGTAAAGPLDLNLLRTFLAVYRSGSFTAAARLLGLSQPTVTTQIRALERQVDRELFERLPRGVAPAPYADALAARVVDPLDALAAVTGHGGPLDGAPAEPVQLAGPAEMLCHCALPALAPLVDKGVRLRVTTGLTDRLLDGLRAGRHDLVIATARPRGRSLSSVPLADEEFVLVAAPSWAERIGGDARIAADGPGVLLGVPLVTYAEDLPIARRYWRHVFGKRLTCEASVTVPDLRGVLSAVVAGAGFSVLPRYLCRDALAAGTLTLLHDPEDAPINTGFLVQRPGSADNPHVALVRDHLIRSARGW, encoded by the coding sequence GTGGAAGATAGGAATTCCGATGGGTCTGCGGGAATAGGCGCGGGGACCGCGGCGGCCGGTCCGCTCGACCTGAACCTGCTGCGTACGTTCCTGGCCGTGTACCGGTCGGGTTCCTTCACGGCCGCGGCCCGTCTCCTCGGCCTCTCGCAGCCCACCGTCACCACGCAGATCCGGGCCCTGGAGCGGCAGGTCGACCGGGAGCTGTTCGAGCGGCTGCCGCGAGGCGTGGCCCCCGCGCCGTACGCCGACGCGCTCGCCGCCCGTGTCGTCGACCCGCTCGACGCCCTCGCCGCGGTCACCGGACACGGCGGCCCCCTCGACGGCGCCCCCGCGGAGCCCGTCCAGCTGGCGGGCCCGGCGGAGATGCTCTGCCACTGCGCGCTGCCCGCGCTCGCACCACTGGTCGACAAGGGCGTCAGGCTGCGTGTGACGACAGGCCTGACGGACCGGCTCCTCGACGGGCTGCGGGCGGGGCGGCACGACCTGGTGATCGCCACGGCCCGCCCCCGCGGGCGCTCCCTGAGCTCCGTGCCCCTCGCGGACGAGGAGTTCGTCCTGGTCGCGGCCCCCTCGTGGGCCGAGCGCATCGGCGGCGACGCGCGGATCGCCGCGGACGGCCCGGGGGTGCTGCTCGGCGTCCCGCTGGTGACCTACGCCGAGGATCTGCCGATCGCCCGCCGCTACTGGCGGCACGTCTTCGGCAAGCGGCTGACCTGCGAGGCCTCCGTCACGGTCCCCGACCTGCGCGGAGTGCTCTCCGCGGTCGTCGCGGGCGCCGGATTCTCCGTGCTGCCCCGCTATCTCTGCCGCGACGCCCTGGCCGCGGGCACCCTGACCCTCCTCCACGACCCGGAGGACGCCCCGATCAACACGGGTTTCCTGGTGCAGCGCCCCGGGTCCGCGGACAACCCGCACGTCGCCCTCGTACGCGACCACCTGATCCGGTCGGCGCGCGGCTGGTAG
- a CDS encoding HAD family hydrolase — protein sequence MGDVPEAIEARPDGPPRAVLTDFGGVLTTSVLDSFRAWSTGAGDDPLLLERLFREDTEASALLVEHECGRLSEAGFERGIAGRLREKGVVVEPAGLVAAIGAGMRPDETMLAALRELRARGIPVAVVSNALGDDCYQGYDLDALADTVVISSRIGSRKPGRRIYRTACDRLGVEPSDCVMIDDLEHNLRGAARLGIRGLHHLHSGETVRALGQLFGVGSLAGPGAPGPA from the coding sequence GTGGGCGACGTGCCTGAAGCGATCGAGGCACGGCCGGACGGGCCACCGCGGGCGGTGCTCACCGACTTCGGCGGGGTGCTGACCACCAGCGTGCTCGACTCGTTCCGCGCCTGGTCCACGGGGGCCGGCGACGACCCGCTGCTGCTGGAGCGGCTGTTCCGGGAGGACACGGAGGCCTCGGCGCTCCTGGTGGAGCACGAGTGCGGGCGCCTGAGCGAGGCCGGCTTCGAGCGGGGCATCGCGGGGCGGCTGCGCGAGAAGGGCGTGGTCGTGGAACCCGCGGGCCTCGTCGCCGCGATCGGCGCGGGGATGCGCCCGGACGAGACGATGCTCGCGGCCCTGCGCGAGCTGCGCGCCCGGGGCATTCCGGTGGCCGTCGTGTCGAACGCGCTCGGCGACGACTGCTACCAGGGATACGACCTGGACGCGCTCGCGGACACCGTCGTGATCTCCAGCCGGATCGGCTCCCGCAAGCCGGGCCGCCGCATCTACCGGACGGCCTGCGACCGCCTCGGCGTCGAACCGTCCGACTGCGTCATGATCGACGACCTGGAACACAATCTGCGCGGTGCGGCCCGGCTCGGCATCCGGGGCCTGCACCACCTGCACAGCGGTGAAACGGTGCGCGCCCTTGGCCAGTTGTTCGGCGTCGGCTCGCTCGCCGGGCCCGGTGCGCCCGGCCCGGCGTGA
- a CDS encoding type 1 glutamine amidotransferase domain-containing protein, producing the protein MAKILFVVTGADHWTLADGTQHPTGFWAEEAVAPYEAFKAAGHEIVVATPGGVVPTVDQASLAPEFNGGQEGAEKVATTLAEISEFLRPVKLAEVDLADYAAVFYPGGHGPMEDLAVDAESGRLLTAALESGKPLGVVCHGPAALLAATKEDGSNAFAGYELTGFTNVEETQSGFAEKAKWLLQDRLVAAGADFKEGEPWAPKVVVDRNLITGQNPASAAPLADELLGKLV; encoded by the coding sequence ATGGCCAAGATTCTGTTCGTCGTGACCGGCGCCGATCACTGGACGCTGGCCGACGGCACCCAGCACCCGACCGGCTTCTGGGCCGAGGAGGCCGTCGCGCCGTACGAGGCGTTCAAGGCCGCCGGACACGAGATCGTCGTCGCGACACCGGGCGGCGTCGTGCCGACCGTCGACCAGGCGAGCCTGGCGCCCGAGTTCAACGGCGGCCAGGAAGGCGCCGAGAAGGTCGCCACGACCCTCGCGGAGATCAGCGAGTTCCTGCGCCCGGTCAAGCTGGCGGAGGTGGACCTCGCCGACTACGCAGCGGTCTTCTACCCCGGTGGCCACGGCCCCATGGAGGACCTCGCCGTCGACGCCGAATCCGGCAGGCTCCTCACCGCCGCCCTGGAGTCAGGCAAGCCGCTCGGCGTCGTCTGCCACGGCCCGGCCGCGCTGCTCGCCGCCACCAAGGAGGACGGCTCCAACGCCTTCGCGGGGTACGAGCTGACCGGCTTCACCAATGTCGAGGAGACTCAGTCCGGTTTCGCGGAGAAGGCCAAGTGGCTGCTCCAGGACCGGCTCGTCGCGGCGGGCGCCGACTTCAAGGAGGGCGAGCCCTGGGCCCCCAAGGTGGTCGTCGACCGCAACCTGATCACCGGTCAGAACCCGGCGTCCGCAGCTCCGCTGGCCGACGAGCTGCTCGGGAAGCTGGTCTGA
- a CDS encoding PadR family transcriptional regulator, whose protein sequence is MSLKYAVLAALLEGESSGYDLAKIFDVSVSNFWSATPQQLYRELERLAADGLIEARVVQQERRPNKRMFTLTGTGLRELHAFAAEPPRPIAIRDELMVKVQAMDGGDPAATRALIEERMAWSRGKLARYERLRRHLLGDREEEVYLRDAERIGPYLTLMAGRSLEESNLRWGEQVLEILDRRLNYADQGGT, encoded by the coding sequence ATGTCTCTCAAGTACGCGGTGCTCGCGGCGCTCCTGGAGGGCGAGTCGTCCGGCTACGACCTGGCCAAGATCTTCGACGTCTCCGTGTCGAACTTCTGGTCCGCGACTCCCCAGCAGCTCTACCGCGAGCTGGAGCGACTGGCCGCCGACGGCCTGATCGAGGCACGTGTGGTGCAGCAGGAACGCAGGCCGAACAAGCGGATGTTCACGCTCACCGGCACGGGCCTGCGGGAACTGCACGCCTTCGCCGCCGAGCCGCCCCGGCCCATCGCCATCCGGGACGAGCTGATGGTCAAGGTGCAGGCCATGGACGGCGGCGACCCGGCCGCCACCCGTGCCCTGATCGAGGAGCGCATGGCCTGGTCGCGCGGCAAACTGGCCCGGTACGAACGGCTGCGCCGCCACCTCCTGGGTGACCGGGAGGAGGAGGTGTACCTGCGCGACGCCGAGCGCATCGGCCCCTACCTCACGCTGATGGCGGGCAGGTCCCTGGAGGAGTCGAACCTGCGCTGGGGCGAACAGGTCCTCGAGATCCTCGACCGACGACTGAACTACGCCGACCAGGGCGGGACGTGA
- a CDS encoding PAS domain S-box protein: MNLFARIPMPIAVCDASGAIILANPAMTAEWGETSGALRGRSVLELFRPDEETQVLRIAEAVRLGRRSRYPVAVRWEAADGMRRHGELTAEPVSETADEVPGLLVLLRVLGEEHAPAAEPVEAATPAEARILALLAGGATTAQAARGTGLTTDGVTYHLRRLTARWGASNRTELVARAYALGVLTPGVWPPVA, encoded by the coding sequence ATGAACCTGTTCGCCCGCATTCCCATGCCGATCGCGGTGTGCGACGCGAGCGGGGCGATCATCCTCGCCAACCCGGCCATGACGGCGGAATGGGGCGAGACCTCCGGCGCTCTGCGAGGCCGCAGCGTACTGGAGCTGTTCCGGCCCGACGAGGAGACACAGGTCCTCCGGATCGCCGAGGCGGTACGGCTGGGGCGCCGCTCGCGCTATCCGGTCGCGGTGCGCTGGGAGGCGGCCGACGGGATGCGGCGGCACGGCGAGCTGACGGCGGAGCCGGTGAGCGAAACGGCCGACGAGGTCCCCGGCCTGCTGGTGCTGCTCCGCGTCCTAGGCGAGGAACACGCCCCCGCCGCGGAACCCGTCGAGGCCGCCACACCGGCCGAGGCCCGCATCCTGGCCCTGCTGGCCGGTGGCGCCACCACGGCTCAGGCCGCCCGTGGAACGGGCCTCACCACGGACGGCGTCACCTACCATCTGCGCCGCCTGACCGCGCGATGGGGCGCGTCGAACCGGACGGAACTGGTGGCGCGGGCGTACGCGCTGGGGGTTCTCACTCCGGGAGTGTGGCCTCCGGTCGCGTGA
- a CDS encoding nuclear transport factor 2 family protein produces MQAFRKAVEADDHAAMEALLAEDVVFSSPVVFRPYPGKATTAAILRGVTRVFEDFRYVREINDAAGRDSALVFEARVGDRQITGCDFIHVDEHGLIDELMVMVRPLSAAQALAAAMGAQWDEITRDAAGA; encoded by the coding sequence ATGCAGGCTTTCCGCAAGGCCGTCGAGGCCGACGATCACGCGGCGATGGAGGCGCTCCTGGCCGAGGACGTCGTCTTCTCCAGCCCGGTCGTGTTCCGCCCGTACCCGGGCAAGGCCACGACTGCCGCGATCCTGCGCGGCGTCACGCGGGTCTTCGAGGATTTCCGGTACGTACGCGAGATCAACGACGCCGCCGGGCGTGATTCCGCGCTCGTCTTCGAGGCACGGGTCGGCGACCGCCAGATCACCGGCTGCGACTTCATCCACGTCGATGAGCACGGGCTCATCGACGAGCTCATGGTGATGGTCCGCCCCCTGTCGGCCGCACAGGCACTCGCGGCGGCCATGGGCGCCCAGTGGGACGAGATCACGCGGGATGCGGCGGGCGCCTAG
- a CDS encoding cold-shock protein, giving the protein MAIGTVKWFNSEKGFGFIEQDGGGPDVFAHYSNIAAQGFRELQEGQKVNFDIAQGQKGPTAENIVPA; this is encoded by the coding sequence CCGTGAAGTGGTTCAACTCGGAAAAGGGCTTCGGCTTCATCGAGCAGGACGGCGGCGGCCCCGACGTCTTCGCCCACTACTCGAACATTGCCGCCCAGGGTTTCCGTGAGCTCCAGGAAGGCCAGAAGGTGAACTTCGACATCGCCCAGGGCCAGAAGGGCCCGACGGCCGAGAACATCGTTCCCGCCTGA
- a CDS encoding DEAD/DEAH box helicase has product MNRARTNDRSSRSRSGSGGYGSGSGSSRSGGSRYGAPSSGRSGGPGRSGGYGRRPSAPQGEFALPVTVTPALPAVEAFADLAMPAPLLAALGREGMSVPFPIQGATLPNSLAGRDVLGRGRTGSGKTLAFGLALLARTDGQRAEPRQPLALVLVPTRELAQQVTDALTPYARALRLKLATVVGGMSIGKQAGALRAGAEVVVATPGRLKDLIDRGDCRLNQVGITVLDEADQMADMGFMPQVTALLDQVRPEGQRMLFSATLDRNVDLLVRRYLSDPVVHSVDPSAGAVTTMEHHVLHVHGADKHQATTEIAARDGRVIMFLDTKHAVDRLTEHLLNSGVRAAALHGGKSQPQRTRTLSQFKTGHVTVLVATNVAARGIHVDNLDLVVNVDPPTDHKDYLHRGGRTARAGESGSVVTLVTPNQRRDMSRLMAAAGITPQTAQVRSGDEELSRITGAQAPSGIPVTITMPASERPRRGSAASSRGRRSRSAQDRRTDRAPRRPAQGPSSASSSAA; this is encoded by the coding sequence ATGAACCGCGCACGCACGAACGACCGCTCTTCCCGCAGCCGCTCCGGCTCCGGCGGCTACGGCTCCGGATCGGGCTCCAGCAGGAGCGGGGGCAGCCGCTACGGCGCCCCGTCCTCCGGCCGCTCGGGTGGCCCCGGCCGTTCCGGTGGCTACGGCCGCCGCCCCTCCGCGCCCCAGGGCGAGTTCGCCCTGCCGGTCACGGTCACCCCCGCGCTCCCGGCCGTCGAGGCCTTCGCCGATCTCGCGATGCCGGCTCCGCTGCTCGCCGCGCTCGGCCGTGAAGGCATGAGCGTGCCGTTCCCGATCCAGGGCGCGACGCTCCCCAACTCGCTCGCGGGCCGTGACGTCCTGGGCCGTGGCCGCACCGGCTCGGGCAAGACCCTCGCCTTCGGCCTCGCGCTGCTTGCCCGTACGGACGGCCAGCGCGCCGAGCCGCGCCAGCCGCTCGCCCTGGTCCTCGTCCCCACCCGCGAACTGGCCCAGCAGGTCACCGACGCGCTCACGCCGTACGCCCGCGCCCTGCGGCTGAAGCTCGCCACGGTGGTCGGCGGCATGTCCATCGGCAAGCAGGCCGGTGCGCTGCGCGCCGGTGCCGAGGTCGTCGTCGCCACGCCCGGCCGCCTCAAGGACCTCATCGACCGCGGTGACTGCCGGCTGAACCAGGTCGGCATCACCGTCCTCGACGAGGCCGACCAGATGGCCGACATGGGCTTCATGCCCCAGGTCACCGCCCTGCTCGACCAGGTGCGCCCCGAGGGCCAGCGGATGCTGTTCTCGGCGACCCTGGACCGCAACGTCGACCTGCTGGTCCGCCGCTACCTCTCCGACCCGGTGGTCCACTCCGTCGACCCGTCCGCCGGTGCCGTCACCACGATGGAGCACCACGTCCTGCACGTGCACGGCGCGGACAAGCACCAGGCCACCACCGAGATCGCGGCCCGTGACGGCCGGGTGATCATGTTCCTGGACACCAAGCACGCCGTCGACCGGCTGACCGAGCACCTGCTGAACAGCGGTGTGCGTGCCGCTGCCCTGCACGGCGGGAAGTCCCAGCCGCAGCGCACGCGGACCCTGTCGCAGTTCAAGACCGGTCATGTGACGGTGCTCGTGGCGACCAACGTCGCCGCACGCGGCATCCACGTCGACAACCTCGACCTGGTCGTGAACGTCGACCCGCCGACCGACCACAAGGACTACCTCCACCGCGGCGGCCGTACGGCCCGTGCCGGTGAGTCCGGCAGCGTCGTCACCCTGGTGACGCCCAATCAGCGTCGCGACATGAGCCGCCTGATGGCCGCCGCGGGCATCACCCCGCAGACCGCCCAGGTGCGCTCCGGCGACGAGGAGCTGAGCCGCATCACCGGCGCCCAGGCTCCTTCGGGCATCCCGGTCACCATCACCATGCCCGCATCGGAGCGCCCGCGGCGCGGCAGTGCCGCCTCCTCCCGGGGCCGCCGCAGCCGCAGCGCCCAGGACCGGCGCACCGACCGCGCTCCGCGCCGCCCCGCTCAGGGGCCGTCGTCGGCCTCGAGCTCGGCGGCCTAG
- a CDS encoding MerR family transcriptional regulator produces MTADTPLSGRLDDDDYPAYTMGRAAEMLGTTPGFLRAIGEARLITPLRSEGGHRRYSRYQLRIAARARELVDQGTPVEAACRIVILEDQLEEAQRINAEYRRTSAKSSEHPS; encoded by the coding sequence ATGACAGCAGATACCCCGCTCAGTGGTCGTCTGGACGACGACGACTACCCCGCCTACACCATGGGGCGGGCCGCCGAGATGCTCGGCACCACTCCCGGTTTCCTGCGGGCCATCGGTGAGGCCCGACTGATCACGCCGCTCCGCTCGGAAGGCGGGCACCGGCGGTACTCCCGCTACCAGCTGCGGATCGCGGCCCGCGCCCGCGAACTGGTGGACCAGGGAACCCCGGTCGAGGCGGCGTGCCGCATCGTCATCCTCGAGGATCAGCTCGAGGAGGCACAGCGCATAAACGCCGAGTACCGCCGCACGTCGGCGAAGTCGAGCGAACACCCGAGCTGA
- a CDS encoding bifunctional cytochrome P450/NADPH--P450 reductase, which translates to MPPTTTAPLPQDVGPDVDGVPLIDISATGPGPAPVQQVMELLRRHGPVVRRRLHDREALFVSDLDLVTELADETRFAKYIGPALQNVREFTADGLFTAYNDEPNWARAHDILMPAFAMGSMRTYHPMMLRVAHRLIESWDRGARDGRPVDVPGDMTRMTLDTIGLAGFGYDFGSFERAEPHPFIGSMVRCLEWSMTRLSRTPGSDHSAADAAFRADADYLAQVVDEVIAARSGGAPGAGPAEDLLGLMLSAAHPGDGTKLDTANIRNQVITFLIAGHETTSGAMSFAMYYLAKHPAVLDLVRREVDALWGDTADPEPTFDEVGRLTYTRQVLNEALRLWPTAAAFGRHAREDTLLGGRIPLRAGQGVTVIAPMLHRQPVWGDNPELFDPERFTAEAEAARSPHAFKPFGTGERACIGRQFALHEATMLLGMLVHRYRLHDHADYRLTVKETLTLKPDGFTLTLTPRAAADRVHGALPGVAASPAAAEAAATPLPSRVVPGTRALFLHGSNYGTCRDFAAQLADEAASVGCETEVAPLDEYAGALPADRPVVITAASYNGRPTDDATVFASWLEGAPAATAENVAYAVLGVGDRNWAATYQHVPTRFDERLAELGGTRLVPRTAADASGDLGGTVREFTDRLRTALLERYGDPDALEGPDPATPPDAYEVREVTGGPLDALAARHGLVPMKVSEAYDLTAPGHPRTKRFLRLALPDGMTYRTGDHLAVLPVNDPALVDRAAAALGVDPDAVLDIRASRPRRDGLAVDRPLTVRQLLSHHVELQDRPTAGQLAVLAAANPCPPERAELDALASDAEARAADGRTLLEIVEACPALRGALEWPRLLDVLTPLRPRHYSVSSSPGVHPGHADLMVSLLEAPARSGSGRLYRGTGSGHLNGVRPGDTVLARVQPCREVFRIDHADTAPVIMVAAGTGLAPFRGTIADRAALVATGAQLPSALCYFGCDAPEADFLHAEELRAAESAGAVSLRPAFSAAPVDGAAFVQHRIAAEGDEVWELLAAGARVYVCGDGSRMAPGVRDALRTLHRDRTPGATATDSERWLAGLTAEGRYVEDVYAAG; encoded by the coding sequence ATGCCCCCCACCACCACCGCACCGCTCCCCCAGGACGTCGGCCCCGACGTCGACGGCGTACCGCTGATCGACATTTCCGCCACCGGGCCGGGGCCCGCCCCCGTGCAGCAGGTCATGGAACTGCTCCGCCGCCACGGGCCCGTGGTGCGGCGGCGGCTGCACGACCGCGAGGCGCTGTTCGTGAGCGATCTCGATCTCGTCACCGAGCTCGCCGACGAGACCCGGTTCGCCAAGTACATCGGTCCCGCCCTGCAGAACGTGCGCGAATTCACCGCCGACGGACTGTTCACCGCGTACAACGACGAGCCCAACTGGGCCCGCGCGCACGACATCCTGATGCCCGCGTTCGCGATGGGTTCGATGCGTACGTACCACCCGATGATGCTGCGCGTCGCGCACCGGCTCATCGAGTCGTGGGACCGGGGCGCGCGGGACGGGCGCCCCGTGGACGTTCCGGGTGATATGACCCGGATGACCCTGGACACGATCGGGCTCGCCGGGTTCGGCTACGACTTCGGTTCGTTCGAGCGGGCCGAGCCGCATCCCTTCATCGGCTCCATGGTCCGCTGTCTGGAGTGGAGCATGACGCGGCTGAGCCGTACGCCGGGCAGTGACCATTCGGCGGCGGACGCGGCCTTCCGGGCCGACGCCGATTATCTGGCGCAGGTGGTCGACGAGGTCATCGCCGCGCGGTCGGGCGGCGCGCCCGGCGCGGGGCCCGCCGAGGACCTGCTGGGGCTCATGCTCAGCGCCGCGCACCCGGGCGACGGCACGAAGCTGGACACCGCGAACATCCGCAACCAGGTCATCACCTTCCTGATCGCGGGGCACGAGACGACGTCCGGCGCGATGTCGTTCGCGATGTACTACCTGGCCAAGCACCCCGCCGTCCTCGACCTCGTACGGCGTGAGGTCGATGCCCTGTGGGGCGACACGGCCGACCCCGAGCCGACGTTCGACGAGGTCGGGCGGCTCACGTACACCCGGCAGGTCCTCAACGAGGCGCTGCGGCTGTGGCCGACGGCCGCCGCGTTCGGCAGGCACGCCCGCGAGGACACGCTCCTCGGCGGCCGGATCCCGCTGCGTGCGGGGCAGGGCGTCACCGTCATCGCGCCGATGCTGCACCGGCAGCCGGTGTGGGGCGACAATCCGGAGCTCTTCGACCCGGAGCGCTTCACCGCCGAGGCGGAGGCCGCGCGTTCCCCGCACGCGTTCAAGCCGTTCGGCACCGGTGAACGGGCCTGCATCGGGCGGCAGTTCGCGCTGCACGAGGCGACCATGCTGCTCGGGATGCTGGTCCACCGCTACCGGCTGCACGACCACGCCGACTACCGGCTCACCGTCAAGGAGACGCTCACCCTCAAGCCCGACGGCTTCACGCTCACGCTGACGCCGCGCGCCGCCGCCGACCGCGTGCACGGCGCACTGCCGGGCGTGGCAGCGTCCCCGGCAGCGGCGGAAGCCGCCGCCACTCCCCTGCCCTCGCGTGTCGTGCCCGGCACCCGTGCGCTCTTCCTGCACGGCAGCAACTACGGAACGTGCCGGGACTTCGCCGCGCAACTCGCCGACGAGGCAGCTTCGGTGGGCTGCGAGACGGAGGTCGCGCCGCTGGACGAGTACGCGGGGGCGCTGCCCGCCGACCGTCCGGTCGTCATCACCGCCGCCTCGTACAACGGCCGGCCCACCGATGACGCCACCGTGTTCGCCTCCTGGCTGGAGGGAGCCCCGGCGGCCACCGCCGAGAACGTCGCCTACGCGGTCCTCGGTGTGGGCGACCGCAACTGGGCCGCCACCTATCAGCACGTCCCGACGCGCTTCGACGAGCGGCTCGCGGAGCTCGGCGGCACCCGGCTCGTGCCGCGTACGGCGGCCGACGCATCGGGCGATCTCGGTGGCACCGTAAGGGAGTTCACGGACCGGCTGCGGACGGCTCTTCTGGAGCGGTACGGCGATCCGGACGCGCTGGAGGGGCCGGACCCTGCCACTCCCCCGGACGCGTACGAGGTCCGCGAGGTGACCGGTGGCCCGCTGGACGCACTGGCCGCGCGGCACGGGCTAGTGCCGATGAAGGTCAGCGAGGCGTACGACCTCACCGCACCCGGCCACCCCCGCACGAAGCGTTTCCTGCGGCTCGCCCTGCCCGACGGCATGACCTATCGCACCGGCGACCATCTCGCCGTGCTGCCCGTCAACGACCCGGCGCTCGTCGACCGGGCCGCCGCCGCGCTGGGCGTGGACCCGGACGCCGTGCTCGACATCCGCGCGAGCCGCCCTCGGCGCGATGGTCTCGCCGTGGACCGCCCGCTGACGGTGCGCCAACTGCTCAGTCACCACGTCGAGTTGCAGGACAGGCCCACCGCAGGTCAGCTTGCCGTGCTCGCCGCGGCCAATCCCTGCCCGCCGGAGCGGGCCGAACTCGACGCCCTCGCGTCCGATGCCGAGGCCCGCGCGGCCGACGGGCGCACGCTGCTCGAAATCGTCGAGGCCTGTCCTGCCCTGCGCGGGGCCCTGGAGTGGCCGCGGCTGCTCGACGTGCTGACGCCCCTGCGGCCCCGCCACTACTCGGTGTCCTCCTCGCCGGGCGTGCACCCCGGCCACGCCGACCTGATGGTGTCCCTCCTGGAGGCCCCGGCCCGCTCGGGCAGCGGGCGGCTGTACCGCGGGACGGGCTCCGGCCACCTCAACGGGGTACGGCCGGGCGACACCGTCCTGGCGCGGGTCCAGCCGTGCCGCGAGGTCTTCCGCATCGACCACGCGGACACCGCGCCCGTCATCATGGTCGCCGCGGGCACCGGTCTCGCCCCGTTCCGCGGCACCATCGCGGACCGTGCGGCGCTGGTGGCCACGGGAGCGCAACTCCCGTCCGCTCTCTGCTACTTCGGCTGCGACGCACCGGAGGCCGACTTCCTGCACGCCGAGGAACTGCGTGCGGCGGAGTCCGCGGGAGCGGTCTCGCTGCGCCCCGCCTTCAGTGCCGCCCCCGTCGACGGGGCGGCCTTCGTCCAGCACCGCATCGCGGCGGAGGGCGACGAGGTGTGGGAGCTGCTGGCCGCCGGGGCCAGGGTGTACGTGTGCGGCGACGGCTCACGGATGGCACCGGGCGTACGGGACGCCCTGCGCACGCTCCACCGGGACCGCACGCCGGGGGCCACGGCCACCGACTCCGAGCGGTGGCTGGCCGGGCTGACCGCCGAGGGGCGTTACGTGGAGGACGTGTACGCGGCCGGGTGA
- a CDS encoding TetR/AcrR family transcriptional regulator: protein MGTDRLDEVLDATYDSLTRYGVRRTTMDDIAATMGVSRSAVYQYVRNKDDAFRKLAERLHSEALARARQAAAEDTSAAERIRGVLAAKLDLVLRLAGDSPHSAELLDAKARVFGDICHGFTGSLRSLLVELFTEAGTPSSVEPAEAADICIALVIGLESAPDGRRLFGPATDALLTGLLGSPVTTPTPR, encoded by the coding sequence ATGGGCACCGACCGGCTCGACGAGGTCCTCGACGCCACCTACGACTCCCTCACGCGGTACGGCGTACGGCGCACCACGATGGACGACATCGCCGCCACCATGGGCGTGTCCCGGTCAGCGGTCTACCAGTACGTACGCAACAAGGACGACGCCTTCCGCAAGCTCGCCGAGCGCCTGCACTCCGAGGCGCTCGCGCGGGCCCGGCAGGCGGCTGCCGAGGACACCTCCGCCGCCGAACGCATCCGGGGCGTCCTCGCCGCCAAGCTCGACCTGGTCCTGCGCCTGGCCGGGGACTCGCCGCACTCCGCCGAGCTCCTCGACGCGAAGGCCCGCGTCTTCGGCGACATCTGCCACGGCTTCACCGGCTCGCTGCGGAGCCTGCTCGTCGAGCTGTTCACCGAGGCGGGGACCCCGTCCTCGGTGGAGCCCGCCGAGGCCGCCGACATCTGCATCGCCCTGGTCATAGGCCTGGAGTCCGCGCCCGACGGCCGCCGGCTCTTCGGCCCGGCCACCGACGCGCTCCTGACCGGGCTGCTCGGCTCGCCGGTCACCACGCCGACACCCCGCTGA
- a CDS encoding SCO5918 family protein produces MRCVIARFPFDLTKAGVLDTMKGVKPEPISGDSVIIGRRHYPIKQVGAVITRQDRRDFSAGEVTRAMRALGFTCRTPSEDAAPSDLTPLQTASALLGAPTPV; encoded by the coding sequence ATGCGCTGCGTCATCGCCCGTTTCCCGTTCGACCTCACCAAGGCCGGGGTGCTGGACACGATGAAGGGGGTCAAGCCCGAGCCCATCTCGGGTGACTCCGTCATCATCGGCCGCCGTCACTACCCCATCAAGCAGGTGGGCGCGGTGATCACCCGGCAGGACCGTCGTGACTTCAGCGCCGGGGAAGTCACCCGCGCCATGAGGGCTCTCGGCTTCACCTGCCGCACCCCGTCCGAGGACGCCGCCCCGAGCGACCTCACCCCGCTCCAGACGGCGTCGGCCCTGCTCGGCGCCCCCACTCCCGTATAG